DNA from Arthrobacter sp. SLBN-112:
TGGCACCCCCCGAGCTGGTGCAGACACCGGCGTTCGTGGTGCCGCTCGGCTTCGGATAGGTGGCGAAGGTACGCACCTTTTGCGCGGCCTCGTCGATCATGACGATCACCCTGTTCGGGCACTCAGCCACGGTGGCAATCGTGCTTGCGGTCCAGGTCGAAGTCGACGTATTCAATGACAGCAGCTGGATCAGCGGCTGGGACGATGATGTGTAGGAGGTTTTGATTGCAGCAAAGACCTTGTCAGCCGTAGCGTCCAGCCACTTCAGGTTCATGTGGTCGTCGCCGCTGCGCTGCCCCTTCACCGCCGCAACTGGAGTGGTCCAGGTGGTTTTGGACGCTCCGTCGACATGGTAGCTCCAGTACATGCCGTCAGTGGAGTCCCCCACCTGCCTGCTCCACATCACGCCGATCTTGTTGCCGCTATAGGCGATCACAGCCGAGTTATCGTCCACGGACACATTGCTCAACGAGGCCGGATGGGCGAACGGGGTGCCCCACGTGGCACCATCCGTGCCAGTGACATTCATATAGATCCGGTTCCCCTGCTGCCAGGTGGCCCAGACGCGGCCTGACGGCTCCTTATCAATCGAGATGGTCTCGATTTTTTGGTTGTTGATTTGGGACGACCCCAGACTGGTGTACGACTTGGTGCTCGAGTTGTAGCTGTAGCGCCGCATCGTCGTCGGGAAGTTCGGTTCGGCCGGCAGGCCGTCATTGACGAACCGGAAGCTCGCGACATACAATGTCTTCCCGTCCCACAGGACGTCATGATGCGTGTTCGCCCTGGACTCGGTCACCACACCCGTACTGGTCCACGACTTTGTCGAGGCATTGAACCGGAAGATGCGGAAGCTGGAACTGGCGGCATCCCACAGGTTCCCCCACCAGATCCCGTCATTGAACCACAACGAATTTGTTTGCCGCTTGGTACCGGTCGGCGTCCCCGTTCCTGAGTGCGACGGGCCTTCCGTTCCCACGTCACCCGTGGCGGCGGATGCGCCCACGGGTGCCACCAGCCCAGCAAGCACAACCAGCAGCGCTGTCAGCAGTGCGGGCAACCCCAGCCGGGATCGACGCAAGCGGCCGCTCCCGGGACTGGCAGGTCCCCTTCTGTAAAAAGGCCAGGAAGCTCTGGCAGCGTGATCGTGCCCGTCCCCGTCGGATATTTGATGGTCTCTCAACTTCACTCCCCGGTGTTGAATTATCAGTCAACCCCCAGATTGCTCAGTGTTGGCTGTGGCGCCACCAAAAACAATCCCCGGCGCGCCCCCTAAACCCTGCGGCCCCGACCCCCTAACCCCCGAGTGCATAGGGAGTGACGTCAGTTCCATTCCGCCCATGCCGCCGCTTCATCCCGCTGGAACGCGCTGCCGACCGCCGGTCAGCGGCTCCCGGAAATGCCGGCCAGCAGCTGCTCGAACGGAAGGGACTCCAGCGGGGCGGGCTTCCGGCCGGGCTGCGGCCCATCGAGCAATCGCGCGAGCTCACCGGCGGCCCGCTCGATCCGGTCGGCGAGTGACGCCCCGCCCTCGTCGGCGGTTCCCCAGTCCTGCGGCCCGGCGAAGACGCCGGTTGCAGCGATACGTGTGCGGAGGTAACTGAACAGCGGACGCAGCGCATAATCCAGGACCATCTGGTGCCGGTCCGTACCGCCCGTGGCACCCAGCAGTACCGCCTTGCCGTCCAGTGACTTTGGGTCGAGGACGTCCATGAAGGATTTGAAGAGACCACTGTAGGAGGCGCTGAAGACCGGCGTCACGGCAATTATGCCGTCCGAGGCCTCCACGCCGGCAATGACCTCCGCCAGGCGTGGCGCGGCGTAACCGGTGACGAAGTTGTTGGCGATGTCCACGGCCAGGTCCCGGAGTTCGACGACGTCCACGGCCGCTTCGTAGCCACTGGCCCTGAGCTGCCGCTCGGCAGCGGCCGACAGCTGGTCAGCCAGCAACCGGCTGGATGAAGGTACGCCCAGTCCTGCGGAAAGGACGGTGATACGACGGGTTTCCATGGCGTTCTCCTGGTTCTCGTTCTCACAGCATACATGCATATGCATCTACACTTCTGAACTGCCGGTGGCAGGGAACTATTCCCGGACACCAACTCCAGGCCACCGGATTAGAGCAGCACAGTCCCCCGGATGCACGTGGTGGAATCACCACCCACCCAGATGTCCCCGCCCTCAGAGCTGACGTGGATGCGCCCGGACCGGCCCAGGACGGTCCCCTGCGAGGCTACGTATTCCTCCGGTGCCCTGCCGCTTCCAATGAGCCACTGGGCGGCACCAGCGTTGAAGCTGCCGGTGACCGGATCTTCCGCCATGGCATCACCGGGGAGGAAGGTGCGGACCTCGAAGTCGGTACTGGCGCCGGGCTCGTGGGGCCCGATGACGCCGATCTTCAGGTCACCCATCGCCGCCTGGTCCGGCTCAAGAGCCAGCACCTGCGCCGCTGACCCCAGCAGGACACCGATCCATTCAGGGCCGTTGACCAGCCATGACGCGTCGACAATGCCGGAGGCGGGCAGCCGCAGCGCCTCGGCCAGCTGCCGGCGCACGGCTGCATCCACCGGGCCGGAACGTGTCAGCGGCGGTGCCGCGAAAGCCAGCCTCCCGCCGTCGCGCTTTATCCGGACCAGCCCAGCCGCGCACTCCTGCACCAGGTGGCCGTCTGACCGGGGTACTCCCCCGGCCTGCAGCCAGGCGTGCGCCGATCCCAGCGTGGGATGGCCTGCGAATGGGAACTCCTCGGTACCGGTGAAGATCCGGACCCGGTAATCCGCGAGGGAATTCTCGGGGGGCAGGAGAAAAGTGGTCTCCGAAAGGTTGGTCCAGTTGGCGAAGTGCTGCATTGTTGCCGTATCCAGCCCTTGGGCATCAAGGATGACGGCGAGCGGATTGCCGCGGTAGGCCTGGCCGGCGAAAACATCTACTTGGTGGAAGGGGCGGCTGCGCGGTGTCGGTTTCACCGGAGCAGGCTACCACCGGACAACGAAAGACCCCCGCCGCCGGAACCGGCAACGGGGGTCTTCTGATGCAGTTGAGGACTACTTTCCTGCAACCACGTCGAGTTCGATCACAGCAGCAACGTCAGCGTGAAGGCGGACGTTGGCCTGGTAGGAACCAACCGACTTGATGTGGGCGGGCAGTTCAACCTTGCGCTTGTCGATCTTGCCGAGGCCAGCGGCCTCAACAGCGTCGGCAACGTCGCCCTGCTTGACGGTGCCGAACAGGCGGCCGGACTCGCCGGCCTTGACGACCAGCTTGACCGGCTTTGCGGACAGTGCAGCGGCCTGCTTCTGAGCATCTTCCAGGGAAGCGTGCTCGCGGGCGGCGCGGGCAGCCTTGATGGACTCAACCTGCTTCTCGCCACCCTTCGACCAGGTCAGGGCGAAGTTGCGGGGCAGCAGGTAGTTACGTGCGTAACCATCCTTGACCTCGACAACATCGCCAGCAGCACCGAGACCGGTTACTTCGTGGGTCAGAATGAGCTTTGCCATGTTAGTTAATCCCTTCCTTAGCCGCGGCCAGCGCCGGAGTAAGGCAGCAGAGCAACTTCGCGGGCGTTCTTGATTGCCTGGGCGATCTTGCGCTGTTCCTGCACCGTGACGCCAGTGACGCGACGGGCGCGGATCTTTCCGCGGTCGGAGATGAACTTGCGCAGCAATGCTACGTCCTTGTAGTCGATGACAGTGATGTCAGCGGCCTTCAAGGGGTTGGACTTTGGTTTGGGCTTACGGAGTTCAGCCTTAGCCATCGTGGAGCTCCTATTCTAGGGAGCCCGTGGATATTGATCCACGGGATGGTGGTGGTCCGACGGCGGCAGTACCTTGGGTGCCTTTCGGCACCCGGCAGCCCCGCGCCGGGCCGTTGTTTGGGTTTTAGAAGGGAGGTTCGGAATCGGGGCCGTTGCCCCAGCCACCTGCGTTGGAGACTCCGGGCGTAGCCCAGGGATCGTCCTGTGCAGCCTGCTGGTTGCCGCCACCCCATCCTCCGCCGGCGTTGCCGCCCTGGTTTCCACCAGAGTTGCCGCCGCCGAAGCCACCGCCGCTGTTGCCTCCGCCGAAGCCGCCCCCACCCTGTCCGCCGGAGCGCTGGGTGCGGTTGACCTTGGCGTTGGCGTAGCGCAGGCTGGGGCCGATTTCGTCGACCTCAAGCTCGATAACGGTGCGCTTTTCGCCTTCTTTTGTTTCGTAGGAACGGCTCTTCAGGCGGCCGGTAACGATGACGCGCATTCCCTTGGTCAGGGATTCGGCAACGTTCTCGGCTGCTTCACGCCACACAGCGGCGCGGAGGAACAGGGTCTCCCCGTCCTTCCACTCGTTGGACTGGCGATCAAAGGTGCGGGGGGTGGAAGCGATGGTGAAGTTCGCTACTGCCGAACCGGACGGTGTGAACCGCAATTCCGGGTCATTGGTGAGGTTACCGATGACCGTAATGGTGGTCTCGCCTGCCATCTACTGCCTCCTTGTTCGATCCTGGGTGAAGAGTGCGTGTCCTGCGGGGTGAAGAATGAAGAAAGGTGCTGAATTACTCAGCAACAACCTTCTGCTCTTCGGGGCGGGTGATCTTGGTGCGCATGATGGTCTCGTTAAGAGACAGCTGGCGGTCAAGTTCCTTGGCGGTTTCCGGCTTGGCGGTGAAGTTCACCACGGCGTAGATACCTTCGGACTTCTTCTTGATGTCGTAGGCCAGACGGCGACGGCCCCAGATGTCAACCTTTTCGATGGTTCCACCATCGTTGGTGATGACGTTCAGGAACTTCTGAAGCGACGGCTCAACGGTACGCTCTTCGACCTCGGGGTCGATGATTACCATCAATTCGTAAGGACGCATATGTGAACCCACCTCCTTTGGGCTAAGCGGTTACGGCATTTCCGTAACAGGAGGTTCATTTGCGATTCCGTGCGATGCCCCGCTTCCGGAACGGAGGCAGGACGCAGCACAGACTTCAATATCCTAGTGCATTTGGACCCGATAGGCGATTCGCGCTTGACTCAAGGCTAGTGGCGTGGTTCAGCACGCGCAGTCCGTGCCATGGGCTATGTGGAAAACCGGGCCTATCATCTGACGTATGCGTCGACCCTTGATGGCCTTTGGCATGGCGGCCCTGTTCCTGTCCGGTTGCTCGGCTACTTCAGCCCAACCCATGACAGACTCCGCCGCCGCAAAGCTGAACTGGGGCAGGCCGATCGCCGGCGACGAATTCGACTACGCCGGCGCTCCGGACGCCGCGAAGTGGACCGTGTATGACAGTGACGGGCACGCGGGGAACGGCATTCGCAGTCCCCGCCAGGTCTTGGTGGACGGTTCCAAAATGGTCATCACCGGAACGCCGGACGGGACAACCGCCGGGATCAGCGCCAAGTTCGGCCTCCAGCAGTACGGCCGCTGGGAGGTCCGGGCAGCCGGTTCCGGGGACGATGAATACCATCTGGTGTCGATCCTGTGGCCGGACAGTGGAAATTGGCCCTGTGACGGCGAAGTCGACTACGCAGAGACGACGGGTGACTGGAACCGGATCAGTTTCTTCCATCACTACGGATGTTCGAACTCGAAGACGTCTCTAGCCAAGACCCTCGACGTCAGCCAGTTCCACAACTACGCAGTTGACTGGTCTCCCCAAGGCATCGTTGGCTACATCGATGGGGTGAAGTGGTTTGAAGACAACGACCCCGCCCACCAGCCTCCGGGATCAATGCACCAGACGCTGCAACTGGACTGGTTTCCGGACAGCACTCCCAACGGACCCGGCGAGATGCGGGTGGACTGGGTTCGCGTCTATGCGCAGGGTACCCCCTCTACCTGACGCCTGAACGGGCTAAACCCCCAACGTACGTAACGCGCCAGTCGGAGCTGCCCCTCCACCCCCTGCCCTGCCGAAAGCACGCCATTCCCCACGTAGGAGGCGATGCAAAAGCCGAGTACTCACTACCGGTGTTTACCTGCCCGGCCTCACCTACGCTCGATTCTGCCGGCGGCGTTTCACGGCCGGGGGTTTCGAATCCGTCTACGGGCACTGGGTGGATTGGCCCGGGCCGGAGCTGAATTCGGCCGACACCAATCAGACAGGGGAGGACTATGAGCACCAGGCGGGCGAAGGCACTGCACTTCGACATTCACGGCCGCGTCACGATCAGCGTCGACGCGATGGCCCCCACGGCAAGGCAGCTTCAAAGCATGTTGGCGTGTTTCGCCACCGATACTGAGCGGCAGCCCGACATCATCGTTGACGACCAGCCGGAACCCATGCCCGATGCCGGTTTGGTCGAGCATGAGCTGGCGTACACGGACAACAGCGTGCGCTTCCAGGCCGACCGGGTCCAGGTGGTCAGGGATGCA
Protein-coding regions in this window:
- a CDS encoding FMN reductase, coding for METRRITVLSAGLGVPSSSRLLADQLSAAAERQLRASGYEAAVDVVELRDLAVDIANNFVTGYAAPRLAEVIAGVEASDGIIAVTPVFSASYSGLFKSFMDVLDPKSLDGKAVLLGATGGTDRHQMVLDYALRPLFSYLRTRIAATGVFAGPQDWGTADEGGASLADRIERAAGELARLLDGPQPGRKPAPLESLPFEQLLAGISGSR
- a CDS encoding PhzF family phenazine biosynthesis protein — translated: MKPTPRSRPFHQVDVFAGQAYRGNPLAVILDAQGLDTATMQHFANWTNLSETTFLLPPENSLADYRVRIFTGTEEFPFAGHPTLGSAHAWLQAGGVPRSDGHLVQECAAGLVRIKRDGGRLAFAAPPLTRSGPVDAAVRRQLAEALRLPASGIVDASWLVNGPEWIGVLLGSAAQVLALEPDQAAMGDLKIGVIGPHEPGASTDFEVRTFLPGDAMAEDPVTGSFNAGAAQWLIGSGRAPEEYVASQGTVLGRSGRIHVSSEGGDIWVGGDSTTCIRGTVLL
- the rplI gene encoding 50S ribosomal protein L9, producing MAKLILTHEVTGLGAAGDVVEVKDGYARNYLLPRNFALTWSKGGEKQVESIKAARAAREHASLEDAQKQAAALSAKPVKLVVKAGESGRLFGTVKQGDVADAVEAAGLGKIDKRKVELPAHIKSVGSYQANVRLHADVAAVIELDVVAGK
- the rpsR gene encoding 30S ribosomal protein S18 translates to MAKAELRKPKPKSNPLKAADITVIDYKDVALLRKFISDRGKIRARRVTGVTVQEQRKIAQAIKNAREVALLPYSGAGRG
- a CDS encoding single-stranded DNA-binding protein — translated: MAGETTITVIGNLTNDPELRFTPSGSAVANFTIASTPRTFDRQSNEWKDGETLFLRAAVWREAAENVAESLTKGMRVIVTGRLKSRSYETKEGEKRTVIELEVDEIGPSLRYANAKVNRTQRSGGQGGGGFGGGNSGGGFGGGNSGGNQGGNAGGGWGGGNQQAAQDDPWATPGVSNAGGWGNGPDSEPPF
- the rpsF gene encoding 30S ribosomal protein S6, with product MRPYELMVIIDPEVEERTVEPSLQKFLNVITNDGGTIEKVDIWGRRRLAYDIKKKSEGIYAVVNFTAKPETAKELDRQLSLNETIMRTKITRPEEQKVVAE
- a CDS encoding glycoside hydrolase family 16 protein, whose amino-acid sequence is MRRPLMAFGMAALFLSGCSATSAQPMTDSAAAKLNWGRPIAGDEFDYAGAPDAAKWTVYDSDGHAGNGIRSPRQVLVDGSKMVITGTPDGTTAGISAKFGLQQYGRWEVRAAGSGDDEYHLVSILWPDSGNWPCDGEVDYAETTGDWNRISFFHHYGCSNSKTSLAKTLDVSQFHNYAVDWSPQGIVGYIDGVKWFEDNDPAHQPPGSMHQTLQLDWFPDSTPNGPGEMRVDWVRVYAQGTPST